TCGAGACCATCTCCGAGGTCGCCACCCAGCTCGCGGCCGCCGGAAACATCAAGGCCGAAGGCGTCGGCAACGTGTGCGCTCAGGCCCCGACAGGGGTGAAGCCGTACGTCAACGACATCCTCGGCTGGGTCAAGTACGGCGTGATCGCCATCATCATCGGCGCCGGCTTCGCCTCGTCGGGGGCGCTGATCGTCGGGAAGTTCGGC
This sequence is a window from Paenarthrobacter aurescens TC1. Protein-coding genes within it:
- a CDS encoding hypothetical protein (identified by Glimmer2; putative); its protein translation is MIIETISEVATQLAAAGNIKAEGVGNVCAQAPTGVKPYVNDILGWVKYGVIAIIIGAGFASSGALIVGKFGQMGRAAQIGASGLFWTVIGAIAFVCIYAILNGIVGNGC